Proteins found in one Apostichopus japonicus isolate 1M-3 chromosome 16, ASM3797524v1, whole genome shotgun sequence genomic segment:
- the LOC139983118 gene encoding uncharacterized protein, whose translation MSFKRESDDISTINLVKKRRVEELLSQDIPEDEANLTKNGRFACLVCPRCPVLDTIEMLCVHRGGKRHKSFEERFFRKKREFHQLVEKKRQDANLHGNNDNETIAEAPLLVQTRKASHNALLRYAPYNPISSGAQSGHNATQDFKTKRSNKKGFFEYTQNFLTNNVPLREPTAGSSDKGQSSSIKAHRSPNLASHITEDVSAVHDTELVSETPFVLKPYVSKRRKCTNDQNSAETNHIAEASRKRKYEDETGLKNDDLSTSPIQNVNSQKKEEAEYYPNETDFNDGKIHSWERHHQQLISEYPPTEPETRTCEKMNDKAKDERVDIAHGRGRCVKADAGNKSKRDVKTGIGDNVPSVAMGNSNSKHDFERLQKKQDYKCDKREMDETTMDTQICHLMEERLHRQKQETKVDMSKYQGKLQIDRIGANQVEKPLSEPSSHQLDGSSKNGQKKSIGKPNRSGPSVKFAFMNIHATTSSLKQKLPKGITTDGTVDNIVTKNNNDATKKAKVAVVSSRTSKYSEERKRELERHLDLTSAGWIHDPSGKWIRDENVEFDSDEEKEEEESISE comes from the exons AAAAGAAGAGTAGAGGAACTTCTCTCTCAGGATATCCCAGAGGATGAGGCAAACCTGACCAAAAATGGAAG ATTTGCTTGTTTGGTGTGCCCCAGATGCCCAGTATTGGATACCATTGAAATGCTGTGTGTCCACAGAGGAGGGAAAAGGCACAAGTCAT TTGAAGAGCGTTTCTTTAGGAAGAAGAGAGAGTTCCATCAACTGGTAGAAAAGAAGAGGCAAGATGCTAATCTCCATGGCAACAATGATAATGAGACTATAGCCGAG GCACCGCTACTTGTGCAGACAAGGAAAGCTTCCCACAATGCATTGTTGCGGTACGCTCCTTATAATCCAATTTCATCTGGTGCCCAGAGCGGTCACAATGCTACACAAGA TTTCAAAACCAAACGTTCGAACAAGAAAGGCTTCTTCGAGTATACTCAGAACTTTCTCACCAACAATGTTCCTCTGAGAGAGCCTACTGCTGGTTCTTCTGACAAAGGTCAAAGCTCATCTATAAAGGCACATCGCAGTCCAAATTTGGCGTCACATATCACCGAAGATGTCTCGGCAGTGCACGATACAGAATTAGTTTCTGAGACTCCTTTTGTTTTAAAGCCATATGTATCTAAGAGGAGAAAATGTACTAATGATCAGAACAGTGCAGAAACAAACCACATAGCTGAAGCCTCAAGGAAAAGGAAATATGAGGATGAAACTGGTCTAAAAAATGATGATTTGTCAACAAGTCCCATTCAAAATGTTAACTCTCAGAAGAAAGAGGAGGCGGAATATTATCCAAACGAGACAGACTTCAACGATGGAAAGATACACAGCTGGGAAAGACACCATCAACAGTTAATATCAGAATATCCGCCCACGGAACCTGAAACAAGAACATGTGAAAAGATGAATGATAAAGCTAAAGATGAAAGAGTCGATATTGCGCACGGACGTGGGAGATGTGTGAAGGCAGATGCTGGGAATAAATCTAAGAGAGATGTGAAAACGGGCATCGGGGATAACGTGCCATCGGTAGCGATGGGAAACTCGAATAGTAAACATGATTTTGAACGGTTACAGAAGAAGCAGGATTATAAGTGTGATAAAAGAGAAATGGATGAAACAACTATGGATACCCAGATATGCCATCTCATGGAGGAAAGACTCCATCGTCAGAAACAGGAGACAAAGGTGGATATGAGTAAATATCAAGGAAAGTTACAAATTGATAGAATTGGTGCAAATCAAGTAGAAAAACCACTTTCTGAACCTTCATCCCATCAACTGGATGGGTCATCCAAAAACGGGCAAAAGAAATCCATAGGGAAGCCGAACAGATCTGGTCCATCGGTGAAGTTtgcttttatgaatattcatgccaCTACCTCATCGTTGAAACAGAAACTTCCTAAGGGGATTACAACAGACGGAACAGTTGACAACATTGTcacaaaaaataacaatgatGCGACGAAGAAAGCAAAAGTGGCTGTCGTGTCGAGCAGAACATCCAAGTATTCGGAGGAGAGGAAGAGAGAGTTAGAACGACACTTGGATCTGACCAG CGCTGGTTGGATTCATGATCCTTCTGGTAAGTGGATAAGAGATGAAAACGTTGAGTTTGATTCagatgaagaaaaagaagaagaagaatcgATATCAGAATGA